From Stenotrophomonas nitritireducens, the proteins below share one genomic window:
- a CDS encoding ParB/RepB/Spo0J family partition protein encodes MNAVTQTETRAIETTAAPLEVADPTKNLILVPLSQLLPRRSKRNARKTPRLSVPELAASIARIGLLQNLVVILAADGEQYEVVAGDRRLTALKLLAKKKRIAADFEVPCLLVPDASARTVSLAENLLREQMHPADQFEAFAALVKEGRPIEDIAADFGVSPLVVQRRLKLANVSPRLLADYRAGAVTLEQLMALTITDDHAAQEAAFYCAPEWQRGASVLRERLTEREIDATHPLVRFAGLDAYTAAGGGLRRDLFAEGDAGTYLTDAVLLETLVRGKLDALAGDVRAEGWAWVEAVPHMSYAERQAFQNAPRQRREPSAREARRIASLQTRLDKIDAELEEAYDAEDEDKTEALEPRREQVAGELQAVEQALQGYAPDVRAVAGAIVTLDRSGEAVIHRGLLREAEAKALRTLERLRQGFGSAEGEAGNDDEGEDAEQPKAASLSDRLAQRLSAHRTAALQIEVARHPQVALAALVHGMVQTVLQDSHYGRDLPLGVRLTVQDRLEGMAPDWPDSPAAVALRELQQVAGEALPQDSAELFGVLLAMEQGELVRLLAVCVAATVDVVTSRATAHQPGAELAQAVGLDMAAWWQPTAEGYFKHVSKAVILEAVGEFAPSHATRLAKLKKADIASEAERLADGTGWMPAVFKSGHDTEPQEDAQDVDASEDAADEVEAHALAA; translated from the coding sequence TGTCGTTATCCTCGCCGCCGATGGCGAACAATACGAAGTGGTGGCCGGCGACCGCCGCTTGACCGCATTGAAGCTGCTGGCGAAGAAGAAGCGCATCGCCGCCGACTTTGAGGTGCCTTGCCTGCTGGTGCCGGACGCTTCGGCCCGTACCGTCAGCCTCGCGGAAAACCTGCTGCGCGAGCAGATGCACCCGGCCGACCAGTTCGAGGCGTTCGCCGCACTGGTCAAGGAAGGCCGTCCCATCGAAGACATTGCCGCCGACTTCGGCGTGTCCCCGCTGGTAGTGCAGCGCCGCTTGAAGCTGGCCAACGTCTCGCCGCGCCTGCTGGCCGACTACCGGGCTGGAGCCGTCACGCTGGAACAGTTGATGGCCCTGACCATCACCGACGACCACGCCGCGCAGGAAGCCGCGTTCTACTGTGCGCCCGAATGGCAGCGTGGCGCATCCGTGCTGCGCGAACGCCTGACCGAACGCGAAATCGACGCCACGCATCCGCTGGTGCGCTTCGCCGGGCTGGACGCCTACACGGCGGCGGGCGGCGGCCTCCGCCGCGACCTGTTCGCGGAAGGCGATGCCGGAACCTACCTGACCGACGCCGTGCTGCTGGAAACGCTGGTGCGCGGCAAGCTGGATGCACTGGCCGGGGACGTGCGCGCCGAGGGTTGGGCGTGGGTCGAAGCCGTGCCGCACATGAGCTACGCCGAGCGGCAGGCGTTCCAGAACGCACCGCGCCAGCGCCGCGAACCGAGCGCCCGCGAAGCCCGCCGCATCGCATCGCTGCAAACCCGCCTCGATAAGATCGACGCCGAACTGGAAGAAGCCTATGACGCCGAGGACGAGGACAAGACCGAGGCGCTGGAACCGCGCCGCGAACAGGTCGCCGGGGAACTGCAAGCCGTGGAGCAAGCCTTGCAGGGCTATGCCCCGGACGTGCGCGCCGTGGCCGGTGCCATCGTCACCCTTGACCGCAGCGGCGAAGCCGTGATTCATCGCGGGCTGCTGCGCGAAGCCGAAGCCAAGGCGCTGCGCACGCTGGAACGCTTGCGGCAGGGGTTCGGCAGCGCGGAAGGCGAAGCCGGGAACGACGACGAAGGCGAGGACGCCGAGCAGCCCAAAGCCGCGAGCCTGTCCGACCGGCTGGCGCAGCGCCTGAGCGCGCACCGTACCGCCGCGCTGCAAATCGAAGTCGCCCGGCATCCGCAAGTCGCGCTGGCCGCGCTAGTGCATGGCATGGTGCAGACCGTCTTGCAGGACAGCCACTACGGCCGCGACCTGCCGCTGGGCGTGCGCCTGACCGTGCAAGACCGGCTGGAAGGCATGGCCCCCGACTGGCCCGATTCGCCTGCCGCCGTGGCCCTGCGCGAGTTGCAGCAGGTTGCGGGCGAAGCGCTGCCGCAGGACAGCGCCGAACTGTTCGGCGTGCTGCTGGCGATGGAGCAAGGCGAACTGGTGCGGTTGCTGGCGGTATGCGTGGCGGCGACCGTGGACGTGGTGACGTCCCGCGCCACGGCGCACCAGCCGGGCGCGGAACTGGCGCAGGCCGTGGGACTGGACATGGCGGCATGGTGGCAGCCCACCGCCGAAGGCTACTTCAAGCACGTTTCCAAGGCGGTGATTCTGGAAGCCGTGGGCGAGTTTGCGCCGTCGCACGCTACCCGGTTGGCGAAGTTGAAGAAGGCCGACATTGCCAGCGAGGCGGAACGGCTGGCCGATGGCACGGGCTGGATGCCCGCAGTGTTCAAGAGCGGACACGACACGGAGCCGCAGGAAGATGCGCAGGACGTGGATGCGTCGGAAGATGCCGCCGACGAAGTGGAGGCCCACGCACTCGCCGCGTGA